From Arachis stenosperma cultivar V10309 chromosome 2, arast.V10309.gnm1.PFL2, whole genome shotgun sequence, one genomic window encodes:
- the LOC130960918 gene encoding uncharacterized protein LOC130960918: protein MSKVPQEGDSALKSSPEPSNHEELKDGERKVIAESGEKEEVMNEISDNSDSDSDDEAQQNLQLQSLEAGLTANPYNYDSHSQYIKLLRKMGDVEKLRAAREAMSELFPLSPAMWQEWIKDELSLNTDSQDSSSVIVKLYERAVFDYMSVSLWCDYINFVQEFDPIVRQCSPAGISKARDLFEGALTAAGLHVAEGSKIWEAYRQYEQAILLTIDETDTQAKEKQVQRIRGLFHRQLSVPLADMSSTFTDYKTWEEEQGSVQDPNVVSAYQKALEMYNARGHFEEHVTRLDSPDSERLQHYLSYLKFEETSGTPARVQVLYERAITDFPISPDLWLGYTRYMDKTLKVGSVVSNIYFRATKNCPWVGELWVRYMLSMERSHASEKELAEVFEKSLRCTFSTLDEYLDLFLTRIDGLRRRMASTGEEDQLEYTKIREVFQQASDYLSPQLKNTEGLLHLHAYWARLEAKLGKDIIVARGVWENFLKICGSMLEAWKSYIAMEVELGHINEARSIYRRCYSKRFSGTGSEDICRSWLRFEREFGKLEDFDHALQKVTPRLEQLRLFRMQQESNSIEENENSRRKNAHDKRKLGSDISKEQTPAKRPRGVDRVAEKTHVENKHHGQNSSQETKLEDVNSRNNKSDDNLPPKESKTYSDQCTAFISNLHVKANYEHVRNFFSDVGGVVAIRILNDNFTGKSRGLAYVDFLDDEHLAAGLAKNKQKLLGKRLSILRSDPKRGKMKSSAPKSLKEHADAPDHSSRKGSMSKETGDTSKVSDVKDEGISSRKPRKNTFAMPRNVKLHGVAANRSKTEEDDDKPKSNDEFRKMFIH, encoded by the coding sequence ATGTCCAAGGTACCACAAGAGGGAGACTCTGCTCTCAAATCCTCACCTGAACCTAGCAATCATGAGGAACTTAAAGATGGAGAGCGAAAAGTGATCGCGGAGAGTGGAGAGAAGGAGGAAGTAATGAACGAGATATCAGATAATTCTGATTCTGATTCAGATGATGAGGCTCAGCAGAACCTCCAGCTCCAATCCCTAGAAGCTGGGCTTACTGCTAATCCCTACAACTATGATTCTCACTCGCAGTATATAAAGCTTCTGAGGAAAATGGGTGACGTTGAAAAATTGAGAGCAGCAAGGGAAGCTATGAGTGAGCTCTTTCCGTTGAGCCCTGCAATGTGGCAAGAATGGATCAAAGATGAACTCTCTCTCAACACTGATTCGCAGGATTCTTCCTCTGTGATTGTGAAGCTTTACGAGCGCGCCGTGTTCGATTATATGTCTGTGTCTCTTTGGTGTGACTACATCAATTTCGTGCAAGAGTTTGACCCAATCGTACGGCAATGTTCGCCAGCCGGTATTTCCAAGGCAAGGGATCTTTTTGAGGGAGCACTTACTGCGGCCGGTTTGCATGTTGCTGAAGGTAGCAAAATATGGGAAGCATATAGGCAATATGAGCAGGCTATACTCCTAACGATTGATGAAACTGATACACAGGCAAAAGAGAAACAAGTTCAACGCATTCGAGGTTTATTTCATCGGCAATTATCTGTTCCTCTTGCTGATATGAGTTCAACATTTACAGACTATAAGACTTGGGAGGAGGAGCAAGGAAGTGTTCAGGATCCTAATGTTGTATCCGCATACCAAAAGGCCTTGGAGATGTATAATGCTCGTGGTCATTTTGAAGAACATGTTACTAGATTGGATTCACCTGATTCAGAAAGACTACAACACTACTTGAGCTATTTGAAATTTGAGGAAACTTCTGGAACACCTGCGAGAGTTCAAGTTCTGTATGAACGAGCCATCACGGACTTTCCTATATCACCTGATCTCTGGCTTGGCTACACTCGATACATGGACAAGACTTTGAAGGTTGGTAGTGTTGTCAGCAACATTTATTTCAGGGCCACTAAGAACTGTCCTTGGGTTGGGGAACTTTGGGTAAGATATATGCTTTCTATGGAGCGCAGTCATGCTTCTGAGAAAGAGTTGGCCGAAGTCTTTGAGAAGTCCTTGCGATGCACCTTTTCAACTCTTGATGAGTATCTTGATTTGTTTCTCACTCGGATAGATGGCTTAAGGCGAAGAATGGCATCCACTGGTGAAGAGGATCAGCTGGAATACACAAAAATAAGGGAGGTCTTCCAGCAGGCATCAGATTACCTGTCGCCACAGTTGAAGAATACAGAGGGTTTGCTGCACTTGCATGCTTATTGGGCCCGTTTAGAGGCAAAACTTGGAAAAGACATAATTGTGGCACGTGGAGTTTGGGAGAATTTTCTTAAGATATGTGGATCAATGTTGGAGGCATGGAAAAGTTATATAGCAATGGAAGTTGAATTAGGTCACATAAACGAGGCAAGGTCCATATACAGGAGATGCTACAGTAAAAGGTTTTCTGGAACTGGTTCAGAGGATATATGCCGCTCGTGGTTGCGCTTCGAGAGAGAGTTTGGCAAGCTCGAAGATTTTGATCATGCTTTACAAAAGGTTACTCCTCGTCTGGAACAGCTACGATTATTTAGAATGCAGCAGGAATCCAACTCAATAGAGGAAAATGAGAATAGTCGTAGGAAAAATGCTCACGACAAGAGAAAGCTTGGGTCTGACATTAGCAAAGAACAGACTCCTGCCAAGCGACCAAGAGGTGTTGATAGAGTGGCAGAGAAAACACATGTGGAAAATAAACATCATGGGCAGAATTCTTCCCAGGAGACAAAACTGGAAGATGTCAATTCAAGGAATAACAAATCTGATGACAACCTTCCCCCAAAAGAAAGCAAGACATACTCTGACCAGTGCACTGCTTTTATTTCAAATCTTCATGTTAAAGCAAACTATGAACATGTCCGTAATTTCTTCAGTGATGTCGGTGGAGTTGTTGCCATTCGTATCTTGAATGACAATTTCACTGGAAAATCAAGGGGACTGGCATATGTGGACTTCTTGGATGATGAGCACCTTGCTGCAGGTTTAGCTAAGAACAAGCAGAAGTTACTCGGGAAGAGGTTAAGTATTCTTCGATCTGATCCAAAGCGAGGGAAAATGAAGTCTTCTGCTCCAAAATCCTTAAAAGAACATGCAGATGCTCCGGATCATTCCAGTCGAAAAGGCTCCATGTCCAAAGAAACCGGTGATACTTCCAAGGTATCAGATGTAAAGGATGAGGGGATCTCTTCTAGAAAACCAAGGAAGAATACCTTTGCTATGCCTAGAAATGTCAAACTGCATGGTGTCGCTGCAAATAGatcaaaaacagaagaagaCGATGACAAGCCAAAATCCAATGATGAATTCAGAAAAATGTTTATCCATTAA